A DNA window from Macadamia integrifolia cultivar HAES 741 chromosome 4, SCU_Mint_v3, whole genome shotgun sequence contains the following coding sequences:
- the LOC122075470 gene encoding cyclin-D1-1-like isoform X1, which yields MSISSSLSDCSSDLLCCEDAGIFDGDSPECSFPPLELPADIEFSIAGFVEEEGEYMPGLDYSTRFRSQELDSSAREESIAWILKVHAFYRFQPLTAYLSVNYMDRFLSSRRLPEVKGGEWPLQLLSVACLSLAAKMEETLVPSLLDFQIEDAKFIFEPKTIRRMELLVLGALNWRLRSITPFDFITFFAFKVDPTSTFIASLVSHATQIILTIIREINFIDYWPSSLAAAAILCAAKEIPNLSIVVNPGSAGSWCQGLNKDRIVSCYRRMVEHSSQRKPPRVVPQFIRVITLGGIPYDSTSSSLSSSSSPSSKRRKLNNNYSWVEDKDNPINSEESEIERGGKNICWSKGV from the exons ATGTCTATATCCTCATCTCTCTCCGATTGTTCCTCCGATCTTCTCTGTTGTGAGGACGCCGGCATATTTGACGGAGACTCGCCGGAATGTTCATTTCCACCTCTCGAACTCCCTGCCGACATCGAGTTTTCGATTGCCGGATTCgtagaggaagaaggagagtaCATGCCTGGATTGGATTACTCCACCAGGTTTCGGTCTCAAGAACTCGATTCTTCAGCTCGAGAGGAATCCATTGCATGGATTCTCAAG GTGCATGCGTTCTATCGCTTCCAACCTTTAACGGCATATCTCTCCGTCAATTACATGGATCGTTTCCTCTCCTCCCGTCGCTTGCCG GAAGTAAAAGGAGGAGAGTGGCCATTACAACTGTTATCTGTGGCATGTTTGTCATTAGCTGCTAAAATGGAGGAAACCCTAGTCCCTTCCCTTCTGGATTTCCAG ATTGAAGATGCCAAGTTCATATTTGAGCCCAAGACTATCCGCAGGATGGAGCTTTTGGTATTGGGTGCCTTGAACTGGAGGCTGCGTTCCATAACACCTTTCGACTTCATCACTTTCTTCGCCTTCAAAGTAGACCCGACTTCTACTTTTATAGCCTCCCTCGTCTCACACGCCACCCAAATTATCCTAACCATTATCCGAG AGATAAACTTCATAGACTACTGGCCATCATCGTTGGCTGCTGCAGCGATACTTTGTGCGGCGAAGGAGATACCAAACCTATCGATTGTTGTTAACCCTGGAAGTGCTGGATCCTGGTGCCAAGGACTAAACAAA GACAGGATTGTGAGTTGCTACAGGCGAATGGTTGAACACAGTAGCCAGAGAAAGCCTCCAAGAGTCGTACCCCAGTTCATCAGAGTCATAACTTTGGGTGGGATCCCTTATGATAGCACATCATCTTCcttatcatcatcttcatctccaTCAAGCAAAAGGAGAAAGCTAAACAACAACTACTCATGGGTAGAGGACAAAGACAACCCTATCAACTCTGAAGAAAGTGAGATTGAAAGAGGTGGTAAAAATATTTGTTGGTCCAAAGGTGTCTAG
- the LOC122075470 gene encoding cyclin-D1-1-like isoform X2, with amino-acid sequence MSISSSLSDCSSDLLCCEDAGIFDGDSPECSFPPLELPADIEFSIAGFVEEEGEYMPGLDYSTRFRSQELDSSAREESIAWILKVHAFYRFQPLTAYLSVNYMDRFLSSRRLPIEDAKFIFEPKTIRRMELLVLGALNWRLRSITPFDFITFFAFKVDPTSTFIASLVSHATQIILTIIREINFIDYWPSSLAAAAILCAAKEIPNLSIVVNPGSAGSWCQGLNKDRIVSCYRRMVEHSSQRKPPRVVPQFIRVITLGGIPYDSTSSSLSSSSSPSSKRRKLNNNYSWVEDKDNPINSEESEIERGGKNICWSKGV; translated from the exons ATGTCTATATCCTCATCTCTCTCCGATTGTTCCTCCGATCTTCTCTGTTGTGAGGACGCCGGCATATTTGACGGAGACTCGCCGGAATGTTCATTTCCACCTCTCGAACTCCCTGCCGACATCGAGTTTTCGATTGCCGGATTCgtagaggaagaaggagagtaCATGCCTGGATTGGATTACTCCACCAGGTTTCGGTCTCAAGAACTCGATTCTTCAGCTCGAGAGGAATCCATTGCATGGATTCTCAAG GTGCATGCGTTCTATCGCTTCCAACCTTTAACGGCATATCTCTCCGTCAATTACATGGATCGTTTCCTCTCCTCCCGTCGCTTGCCG ATTGAAGATGCCAAGTTCATATTTGAGCCCAAGACTATCCGCAGGATGGAGCTTTTGGTATTGGGTGCCTTGAACTGGAGGCTGCGTTCCATAACACCTTTCGACTTCATCACTTTCTTCGCCTTCAAAGTAGACCCGACTTCTACTTTTATAGCCTCCCTCGTCTCACACGCCACCCAAATTATCCTAACCATTATCCGAG AGATAAACTTCATAGACTACTGGCCATCATCGTTGGCTGCTGCAGCGATACTTTGTGCGGCGAAGGAGATACCAAACCTATCGATTGTTGTTAACCCTGGAAGTGCTGGATCCTGGTGCCAAGGACTAAACAAA GACAGGATTGTGAGTTGCTACAGGCGAATGGTTGAACACAGTAGCCAGAGAAAGCCTCCAAGAGTCGTACCCCAGTTCATCAGAGTCATAACTTTGGGTGGGATCCCTTATGATAGCACATCATCTTCcttatcatcatcttcatctccaTCAAGCAAAAGGAGAAAGCTAAACAACAACTACTCATGGGTAGAGGACAAAGACAACCCTATCAACTCTGAAGAAAGTGAGATTGAAAGAGGTGGTAAAAATATTTGTTGGTCCAAAGGTGTCTAG